In a single window of the Gossypium hirsutum isolate 1008001.06 chromosome D02, Gossypium_hirsutum_v2.1, whole genome shotgun sequence genome:
- the LOC107936250 gene encoding COP1-interacting protein 7, with amino-acid sequence MKSSTQLDSAVFQLTPTRTRFELVISENGKSEKMASGLLNPFLAHLKIAQDQISKGGYSIILQPEPGIDATWFTKGTMERFVRFVSTPEILERVYTVELEILQIEEAIAIQSNNNIGLSAAAEEHHLKSSESIEGKRATLDSNEEKAIILYAPGARPPLANGSAVQEENPKVQLLKVLETRKTALQKEQGMAFARAAAAGFSIDDMAPLMSFSERFGASRLRDACVEFTELWKRKHETGQWLEIEAMSRRADFSAMKELKQAWPVISENNGKSGLQSSTDEKPPMDQQTPGRQEYSQAQFPRPLFPPWPIHNSPPGGMPTFQGYAMQGMSYYPHYPGSSPFFQQPYPSMEDLSHNVGQRIQRRHSMDSQNGSEAWKLERAKPQDDVESENETSVSPKSRKKRSSSGKRQSGMVVIRNINYIASKKQNSSDSDSHSGPEMDEEDGNSVQKNSLRSSKGKRSQAKPVDTEETVSGKETDGGHWQAFQNYLLKGAEEEERRANQRIFSAEKEVQEKRIPNRVSEDPVVFGGQEMGQYEERNMTDMHKTSASSGRMLKASSNDQSLTSIKGGHSADDRNSVDGSHYTEIEGRRVYRSSTNDEFIVNRQQNTNSPSGRLAVNWFERSSNNINDDSYIVPFRSTSVPQVGTDDRNAISMDSEFSLSLQKSGTASNRVGSQVNYKTDDLTLIPERGMEIGSIGYDPALDYKIQVDAEYATSLDKKKKEGMKRSKTSEIRKSKLVADPSDKKKTVGPIRKGKPSKMSPLDEAKARAERLRTYKADLQKMKKEKEEAEIKRLEALKMERQKRIAARNSSNAAQPSTAMQNKKQLLLKISPGSHKGLKFTDAEPGLSSPLQRSIRITPVVSPASLKTPKPSKLNNGTNSSGNRLSKSVPSLPVQKKDIGSVTPDAKVSMAMIRRLSEPKVSSSARVSLVKSQNSEPSPRRKAFRGPESRKISAIVNHDKSKLVSLPELKIKTTKAPNITHSNSGGKGMTQKVNRSVSSTTSVTELCKNLDKVSFNIDGDDSMIIEKTIVMLEQEKPSVPPVNSSEGTAAIQKGNDVGRKTKEVSDYPSTRAPVSSLNAGSLDHEHLTQQRSQAYEVQKVNVNNTEKEPSKFTSSSVTKKPYHAPLARVSSSEDPCSEVSDHAIAPPTRLQAASKESESVRARVADSKNLKLEKIPEVPDKHQVKESPKGIRRLLKFGRKNHSSATGEHRIESDSVGVNDSPADEFVTKRASTSEVHTLKNLISQNENPTASHTLKKSARSFSLLSPFKSKTSEKKLTA; translated from the exons ATGAAGTCTTCAACTCAGCTTGACTCAGCTGTGTTCCAACTCACACCAACTCGAACCAG GTTTGAATTGGTGATATCTGAAAATGGGAAGTCAGAGAAAATGGCTTCAGGTTTGCTTAATCCATTCCTTGCCCATTTGAAGATTGCACAAGATCAGATTTCCAAAGGGGGTTATTCGATTATCCTTCAACCGGAACCCGGTATTGATGCCACTTGGTTCACAAAAGGAACCATGGAAAG GTTTGTTCGATTTGTGAGTACTCCAGAGATCTTGGAACGAGTGTACACCGTTGAATTAGAAATTTTGCAGATTGAAGAGGCGATTGCAATTCAAAGCAACAACAATATAGGATTGAGTGCTGCT GCTGAAGAACATCACTTAAAATCTTCAGAAAGCATAGAAG GCAAAAGGGCTACATTGGATTCCAATGAGGAGAAAGCCATCATTCTTTACGCA CCTGGAGCACGGCCACCCTTAGCGAACGGGTCTGCTGTACAGGAAGAAAATCCGAA AGTTCAACTTTTGAAAGTCCTCGAGACAAGGAAGACAGCACTGCAGAAAGAGCAAGGTATGGCTTTTGCACGTGCTGCAGCTGCTGGTTTTAGCATTGATGACATGGCACCTTTGATGTCATTTTCTGAACGTTTCGGAGCCTCTCGTTTGAG GGATGCTTGTGTAGAGTTTACTGAATTATGGAAAAGAAAGCATGAAACAGGCCAGTGGCTTGAAATCGAAGCAATGTCTAGACGAGCTGATTTCTCCGCTATGAAAGAGCTCAAGCAAGCATGGCCCGTGATTTCAGAAAACAATGGAAAATCCGGTCTTCAGTCAAGTACAG ATGAGAAGCCTCCCATGGATCAACAGACCCCTGGCCGGCAAGAGTATTCCCAAGCCCAATTTCCGCGTCCCCTGTTTCCTCCCTGGCCTATCCATAATTCTCCACCAGGTGGTATGCCAACCTTTCAAGGATATGCTATGCAAGGCATGTCCTATTATCCACACTATCCCGGAAGTAGTCCATTCTTTCAACAACCTTATCCATCAATGGAGGATCTGAGCCACAATGTTGGTCAAAGAATACAGAGACGGCATTCTATGGATAGCCAGAATGGATCAGAAGCTTGGAAGCTGGAGAGAGCAAAACCTCAAGATGATGTGGAGTCGGAGAATGAAACTTCAGTGAGTCCAAAATCAAGAAAAAAGCGTAGCAGTTCGGGTAAAAGACAATCTGGAATGGTGGTCATTCGGAACATCAATTATATCGCTTCGAAGAAGCAAAACTCGTCAGATAGTGACTCACATTCCGGCCCTGAAATGGACGAGGAAGATGGAAATTCAGTGCAGAAGAACTCTCTAAGATCCTCAAAGGGGAAAAGAAGTCAAGCGAAGCCTGTTGATACAGAAGAAACGGTTTCCGGGAAGGAGACAGATGGTGGACACTGGCAAgcatttcaaaattatttgcttAAAGGTGCTGAAGAGGAAGAACGTAGAGCAAACCAACGCATTTTTTCGGCagaaaaggaggttcaagaaaaGAGAATACCGAATAGAGTGAGTGAAGACCCTGTAGTTTTCGGTGGACAAGAAATGGGTCAATACGAAGAAAGGAACATGACCGACATGCATAAAACTAGTGCAAGTAGCGGTCGCATGCTTAAAGCATCATCAAATGATCAGTCTTTGACTTCGATAAAAGGTGGTCACTCAGCTGATGATAGGAATTCCGTTGATGGTTCACATTATACGGAAATAGAGGGTAGGAGGGTGTATAGGAGTTCCACGAATGACGAGTTTATAGTAAATCGACAACAAAATACGAATTCTCCGTCAGGTCGATTGGCTGTTAACTGGTTTGAACGGTCATCAAACAATATTAATGATGATTCCTACATAGTTCCTTTCAGGTCAACTTCAGTCCCTCAAGTCGGAACTGATGATCGCAATGCCATTAGTATGGATTCCGAGTTCTCGTTGTCACTTCAGAAATCAGGAACTGCATCTAACAGGGTCGGAAGCCAAGTCAACTACAAAACAGATGATTTGACTTTGATCCCTGAGCGGGGAATGGAAATTGGGTCGATTGGTTATGATCCTGCCTTAGATTATAAAATCCAGGTTGATGCTGAATATGCTACTTCCCtagataagaaaaagaaagagggcATGAAACGGTCTAAGACTTCAGAAATCCGGAAATCGAAACTTGTTGCAGATCCTTCCGATAAAAAGAAGACTGTAGGACCGATAAGGAAGGGAAAGCCTTCGAAAATGAGTCCTTTAGACGAAGCAAAAGCCCGGGCTGAGAGGCTAAGAACATATAAAGCTGATCTTCAGAAAATGAAGAAGGAAAAA GAAGAGGCGGAGATTAAACGACTCGAAGCATTGAAGATGGAAAGACAAAAGAGAATTGCAGCTAGAAATAGTTCCAATGCAGCTCAGCCATCTACGGCCATGCAAAACAAGAAGCAGTTGCTGTTGAAAATTTCCCCCGGCTCTCATAAGGGATTGAAGTTCACTGATGCTGAGCCCGGATTGTCGTCGCCACTACAAAGATCCATCCGGATTACTCCTGTGGTATCGCCTGCTTCTCTTAAAACCCCCAAACCGAGCAAATTGAACAACGGAACCAACTCCAGTGGAAATAGATTAAGCAAGTCGGTTCCATCATTGCCTGTACAAAAGAAAGACATCGGCAGTGTAACACCTGATGCAAAGGTATCCATGGCAATGATTAGGAGATTATCAGAGCCGAAAGTAAGTAGCAGTGCACGTGTTTCTTTGGTGAAGTCACAGAACTCGGAACCATCACCCAGAAGAAAAGCATTTCGAGGGCCTGAAAGCAGAAAAATATCAGCAATTGTGAACCATGATAAGAGTAAGCTCGTATCCCTCCCAGAGCTCAAAATTAAAACAACTAAAGCCCCCAATATTACCCACAGCAATTCCGGAGGAAAGGGAATGACTCAGAAGGTGAATAGAAGTGTATCTTCTACCACCAGTGTTACTGAACTGTGTAAGAACCTGGACAAAGTTTCGTTCAACATTGATGGGGATGACAGTATGATAATTGAAAAAACCATTGTGATGCTTGAACAAGAGAAGCCCTCTGTTCCCCCAGTGAACTCATCAGAAGGTACTGCAGCAATACAGAAGGGAAATGACGTAGGGAGGAAAACCAAGGAGGTGTCAGATTATCCCTCCACTCGTGCACCAGTTTCTTCACTGAATGCCGGGTCACTTGATCATGAACACCTGACACAACAAAGATCACAAGCTTATGAG GTGCAAAAGGTTAATGTGAATAACACCGAAAAGGAACCATCGAAGTTTACAAGTTCTAGTGTTACCAAAAAACCTTATCATGCCCCTTTAGCTCGGGTCTCTTCTTCAGAAGATCCATGCAGTGAAGTTTCAGATCATGCAATAGCACCTCCAACTAGATTGCAAGCTGCATCGAAAGAGTCCGAGAGTGTTAGAGCTCGTGTAGCTGATTCAAAGAACTTGAAACTAGAAAAGATTCCTGAAGTGCCGGATAAGCATCAAGTAAAGGAGTCACCCAAAGGGATTCGGCGGCTGTTAAAGTTCGGAAGAAAGAATCATAGCTCAGCTACAGGTGAACATCGCATTGAATCAGATAGTGTTGGTGTTAATGATTCTCCAGCTGATGAGTTTGTCACAAAGCGCGCGTCTACTAGTGAAG TTCATACGTTGAAGAACCTAATCTCTCAGAATGAAAACCCGACAGCTAGCCATACACTGAAAAAGT CTGCTCGCTCATTTTCCCTATTGTCACCATTCAAAAGCAAGACCAGTGAGAAGAAGTTGACAGCTTGA
- the LOC107936251 gene encoding 60S ribosomal protein L14-1 yields MPFKRYVEIGRVALVNYGKDYGKLVVIVDVVDQNRALVDAPDMVRGQMNFKRLTLTDITIDIPRVPKKKTLIEAMEKADVKNKWENSSWGRKLIVQKRRAALTDFDRFKLMLAKIKKAGVVRQELAKLKKENAS; encoded by the exons ATg cCGTTCAAGAGGTATGTTGAGATCGGGAGGGTGGCTCTCGTTAACTACGGCAAAGACTACGGAAAATTGGTTGTCATCGTTGATGTTGTTGACCAGAACAGA GCTCTTGTTGACGCCCCAGATATGGTCAGAGGCCAAATGAACTTCAAGAGGCTTACTTTGACAGATATCACAATTGACATTCCCCGAGTTCCAAAGAAGAAAACATTGATTGAAGCCATGGAGAAGGCTG ATGTTAAGAACAAGTGGGAGAATAGCTCATGGGGTAGAAAGCTGATTGTCCAGAAGAGAAGGGCAGCGCTCACCGACTTCGATAGGTTCAAGCTTATGTTAGCTAAGATCAAG AAGGCTGGAGTCGTCAGGCAAGAGCTTGCAAAGCTTAAAAAGGAGAATGCATCTTGA
- the LOC121214467 gene encoding glycolipid transfer protein 1, with protein sequence MEGSVFTPSLEGMKHIKSPEGEMLTKPFLDVCKLILPVLDKFGSAMSLVKSDVGGNISRLEKKYETDPAKYNHLYSMVKEEVDCKTATDSSSCTNGLLWLTRAMDFLVELFRNLLAHPDWTMTESCTDSYGKTLKKFHGWIASSAFTVALKLAPDRKKFMEVIAGTGDVNADMEKFCSTFPPFLEENHKYLAKFGLDDMKA encoded by the exons ATGGAAGGATCAGTTTTTACTCCATCATTGGAAGGAATGAAGCATATCAAATCTCCGGAAGGGGAAATGCTTACCAAGCCTTTTTTGGATGTCTGCAAGTTGATTTTGCCAGTCCtag ATAAGTTCGGATCTGCTATGAGCCTTGTGAAGAGTGATGTTGGTGGTAACATATCG AGGTTGGAAAAGAAATACGAAACTGATCCCGCTAAATACAATCACTTGTACAGTATGGTGAAAGAAGAGGTTGATTGTAAAACAGCAACAGATTCATCTAGTTGTACCAATGGTCTTCTCTGGTTGACACG AGCAATGGATTTCCTCGTAGAATTGTTCCGCAACTTACTTGCACATCCAGATTGGACTATGACCGAATCTTGTACAGACTCCTATGGCAAAACCCTGAAAAAGTTCCATGGCTGGATTGCTAGTTCCGCTTTCACG GTTGCATTGAAGTTGGCTCCAGATAGGAAGAAGTTCATGGAAGTGATAGCTGGCACCGGAGATGTTAATGCTGACATGGAGAAATTTTGTTCGACTTTCCCCCCATTTCTTGAGGAGAATCACAAATATCTG GCCAAGTTTGGCTTGGATGATATGAAGGCATGA
- the LOC107936252 gene encoding kinesin-like protein KIN-10A: MAPTPSSSSKLNQTQMRTPQFKHRLNFTSTRNNPAIEQHPPGEHPVEVIGRIRNYPGEQKDKNPISYLHINPDNKTVRVRADIGYRDFTLDGISSSSEEDLDTFYKKFVQSRINGVKMGAKCTIMMYGPTGAGKSHTMFGCLKQPGIVYRSLKDILGDVGEDDSGGTFVQVTVLEIYNEEIYDLLSSNGGGGFGIGWPKGNGSKVKLEVMGKKAKNATFLSGSEAGKISKEIQKVEKRRIVKSTLCNDRSSRSHCMIILDVPTVGGRLMLVDMAGSENIDQAGQVGFEAKMQTAKINQGNIALKRVVESIANGDSHVPFRDSKLTMLLQDSFEDDQSKILMILCASPDPKEMHKTICTLEYGAKAKCIVRGPHTPLKDKNDDSASAVNLGSRLAAMDQFINKLQMENKQRERERNEAHKALVKKEEEVAALRSLLEVKGSGYGVTEDEINSKVNERTQMLKLELEKKLDECRRMAEEFVEMERRRMEERILQQQEEVEMLRKRLQEIEFELCSSRDGNGEENESTNELDGSSFAKRLVGIYGDEAPGMVMSMELDMTDPEPFVHDVKQMDKAVNQADPWSAKHDGFAPQFGAKLGLTTVYEEEETEEENEVEKVIIEEKRVCSNEKDFKSTPEQSDSETDSSRLLRIQNIFTLCGNQRELSQQIRTPTPAKAAITETIDPHWSSVMVASDNDSVVKSLNKENSGALMAASLKENQNPSTDCTDGQIDVYVKWEASKENPGKFITTLKVIKDATLADLRKLIDIYLGADNQAFTFLVLGDPTGAPVPKENEAIVKASKLPICNNGHLACLRPAKGLQITNHLPLSPLQLTPLPLTPLENKLPLTTSTRLSNQGDDLSPKLSPHLSSTPFITARRW; the protein is encoded by the exons ATGGCTCCAACGCCATCTTCTTCTTCGAAACTAAACCAAACCCAGATGAGAACACCTCAATTCAAACACCGTCTCAACTTCACTTCAACAAGAAACAACCCAGCAATTGAACAACACCCACCGGGGGAACACCCGGTGGAAGTGATCGGCAGGATAAGGAACTATCCAGGCGAGCAAAAAGACAAAAACCCCATCTCCTATCTCCATATAAATCCCGATAACAAGACTGTCCGTGTGAGGGCTGATATTGGGTATCGGGATTTTACCCTAGATGGGATTTCTTCTTCTTCAGAAGAGGATCTTGATACTTTTTATAAAAAGTTTGTTCAGTCGAGGATCAATGGGGTTAAAATGGGAGCTAAGTGTACGATTATGATGTACGGACCTACCGGTGCCGGGAAGAGTCACACGATGTTTGGGTGTTTGAAGCAGCCTGGGATAGTTTATAGGTCTTTGAAAGATATATTGGGAGATGTTGGGGAAGATGACAGTGGAGGAACTTTTGTTCAAGTTACTGTTTTGGAGATTTATAATGAGGAAATTTATGATCTTTTGTCTAGTAATGGTGGAGGTGGTTTTGGAATTGGATGGCCTAAAGGCAATGGATCTAAG GTGAAACTGGAAGTAATGGGAAAGAAAGCAAAGAATGCTACTTTCCTCTCAGGAAGTGAAGCTGGAAAGATTTCAAAAGAGATTCAGAAAGTAGAGAAGAGAAGAATTGTTAAAAGTACACTCTGTAATGATAGAAGTTCTAGAAGTCACTGCATG ATAATTCTTGATGTTCCAACTGTTGGAGGAAGGCTTATGCTTGTGGACATGGCAGGTTCTGAAAATATTGATCAAGCTGGTCAAGTTGGCTTTGAGGCGAAAATGCAGACTGCAAAGATAAACCAGGGAAACATTGCACTTAAAAGAGTTGTTGAATCCATTGCAAATGGAGATTCTCATGTGCCTTTCAGAGATAGTAAGTTGACAATGTTGCTCCAG GATTCATTTGAGGATGATCAGTCAAAGATTTTAATGATACTTTGTGCTAGTCCAGATCCTAAAGAGATGCATAAGACAATTTGCACCCTTGAATATGGAGCAAAAGCAAAGTGTATTGTAAGGGGGCCTCATACACCATTGAAGGACAAAAATGATGATTCTGCATCAGCTGTTAATTTAGGATCCAGGCTTGCAGCAATGGACCAGTTCATAAATAAACTACAGATGGAGAAcaaacagagagaaagagagagaaatgagGCACATAAAGCGCTTGTGAAGAAAGAGGAAGAAGTTGCAGCGCTTCGATCCCTTCTGGAAGTGAAGGGTTCGGGTTATGGTGTGACTGAAGATGAAATCAACTCGAAGGTAAATGAACGAACACAGATGTTAAAACTTGAGTTGGAGAAGAAACTGGATGAATGTAGGCGAATGGCTGAGGAGTTTGTTGAAATGGAAAGGAGAAGAATGGAGGAAAGAATCCTGCAACAGCAAGAAGAAGTCGAGATGCTAAGAAAGCGGTTGCAAGAGATCGAATTTGAGTTATGCAGTTCAAGGGATGGTAATGGTGAGGAGAATGAATCAACCAATGAGTTGGATGGAAGCAGCTTTGCTAAAAGGCTAGTTGGGATTTATGGTGATGAGGCTCCAGGGATGGTTATGTCGATGGAGCTGGACATGACTGATCCTGAACCATTTGTTCATGATGTGAAACAAATGGACAAAGCTGTGAATCAAGCCGATCCTTGGTCTGCAAAACATGATGGCTTTGCCCCACAGTTTGGTGCAAAACTAGGCCTAACCACTGTATATGAAGAAGAAGAGACAGAAGAGGAGAATGAAGTGGAGAAGGTGATAATAGAGGAAAAAAGGGTATGCTCGAACGAGAAAGATTTCAAATCGACACCTGAACAGTCGGATTCTGAAACAGACTCTTCGAGACTTCTAAGAATCCAAAACATCTTTACACTTTGTGGGAACCAAAGAGAGCTTTCTCAACAAATCAGAACTCCAACACCTGCAAAAGCAGCCATAACTGAAACCATTGATCCTCATTGGTCCTCGGTTATGGTAGCTTCAGATAATGATTCTGTTGTGAAAAGTTTGAACAAGGAAAACTCAGGTGCTTTAATGGCAGCATCCTTAAAGGAGAACCAAAACCCCTCTACTGACTGCACTGATGGTCAGATTGATGTTTATGTGAAATGGGAAGCATCTAAGGAAAATCCTGGAAAGTTTATCACAACATTGAAGGTTATAAAGGATGCAACACTCGCGGATCTCCGGAAGTTGATCGATATCTATCTCGGTGCAGATAATCAAGCATTCACTTTTCTAGTGCTTGGG GATCCGACCGGGGCGCCTGTGCCAAAAGAGAATGAAGCCATTGTTAAGGCAAGTAAACTGCCAATATGCAACAATGGGCATCTGGCTTGCTTAAGGCCAGCAAAGGGTCTGCAGATAACTAATCATCTCCCCTTGAGTCCACTACAATTGACTCCACTACCATTGACTCCTCTGGAAAACAAGCTTCCACTCACCACAAGCACTCGCTTGTCAAACCAAGGTGATGATTTATCACCTAAGCTATCACCTCATCTCAGTTCCACTCCCTTTATCACTGCTCGAAGATGGTAG